Below is a genomic region from Candidatus Latescibacterota bacterium.
TGAATTTGAAGTTATTGACGATGAAGAGAAGAAATAGGCGGCGTGGAAACTTTTTATTGCCCGACGGTCGATAAATATATTAGATTGTGCAGGTGAACGGAGTGGGCGATTAGCTCAGATGGTTAGAGTACCTGCTTGACATGCAGGGGGTCACTGGTTCAATTCCAGTATCGCCCACCATTCTCTGAAACACAATCGATGAGCCGCCGCAGACGGCATGACTCTCAAGTTGATCCTAACCATACAAGGCGGATGTGTTGAAAATGCTGGAAATAACTTATCCTGATGGAACCAGAGGCGAATTTGCCGAAGGGACTCAAGTGACGGAGCTTCTTTCGGGTCTTCCCAATTCCGTAAGAAAAAAAGCTGTTGCGGTCATGATCGACGACACATTGATGGATCTCCAGCAGACACTGGTATCGGGAGGCTTGTTCAGAGTTCTTACCGCAAGTGACGATGAATCGCTTCCTATCCTGCGCCACAGCATGTCCCATCTGATGGCCTTGGCGATACTTGAGCTATACGGAGACGTTAGTTTTGCCATCGGTCCCTCTATCGGTGACGGGTTTTATTACGATGTCCTTATGGAAAAAACGCTTGTTCCTGAAGATCTCTTAAAGATAGAGGAAAAGATGGCCACTCTGATCAAGGGTGGTGATTTGTTATTCGAAAGGGAAGTCCTTGCCAGGGAAAAAGCAATAGAGCTCTTCGATGCAAAAAATCAGAAGTTCAAGGTCGAACTGATAAAGGACCTGGAGGTCGAGGAAGTATCCATTTACAAGCTGGGAGAATTTACTGACTTATGTACCGGGCCTCACGTTCCCAGGGTGAAGATGCTCAAGCATGTGAAACTCACCTCCCTCGCGGGTGCCTACTGGCGTGGAGACGAGAAGAGGGAGATGTTGCAGAGGATTTACGGTACCGCGTTCTTCACAGATGAAGATCTTGTAGCCGAACTGGACCGACGCGAGGAAGCCAGGAAGAGAGACCACCGGAAGCTTGGACCACAACTCGGCCTTTTCGACATTAAGGAAGAGGCTGGAGGGGGGTTGGCCTTTTGGTACCCTAAAGGGTACATCCTGCGTGAAAAGATAGAAGACTTCTGGAAGGATGAGCACAGAAAGAGTGGCTATGATCTGATCATGACCCCACACATAGCCCGTAGCGAGCTTTGGCACACATCGGGCCATATTGATTATTACAGGGAGAACATGTTCATAATCAATTCAGATGAAGGCCAGGAATTCGTCCTAAAGCCCATGAACTGTCCCGGACATATCCTTGTGTACAAGAGCGACATTCATAGTTACCGCGACCTTCCAATAAGGTATGCCGAACTCGGCACAGTTTATAGAAACGAACGGTCGGGAACGCTCCACGGCCTTTTAAGGGTCAGGGGTTTTACCCAGGATGACGCTCACATATTCTGCACTCCCGATCAATTGGACGATGAGGTCGATGCCTGTTTTGATCTGGCCCATCATATTTTGACGACATTCGGTTTCGAAGATTACAAGGTTGAATTGAGTGTTCATGATCCCGGGAACATGGGAAAATACGCCGGCTCTGAGGAAGAGTGGTTCATGGCTGAGGCCTCATTATTGAAAGCGATCGAGAAGAGGGGGCTGCCTTATGAGAAGATGCCTGGCGAAGCTGTTTTCTACGGACCGAAGATCGACCTGAAACTGATCGACGCTATCGGCCGCGGCTGGCAGGCTACAACGATCCAGTTTGATTTCAACCTTCCGAGACGGTTCGATGTCAGGTATGTATCATCGGAGGGGAAAAAGGAATATGTATATATGATCCACAGGGCCCTTCTCGGTTCAATAGAAAGATTTATAGGAACACTTACTGAACATTATGCGGGATTGTTCCCTCTATGGCTTGCTCCCGTACAGGCCATCATCCTTCCAATCGGGATCGCTCACCACGATTATGCAACGGAAGCCGCGTTGCGTATGCGTGAAGCTGGACTCAGGGTAGAATGTGATGTGAGGGAGGAGAAACTGGGGTTAAAGGTCCGCGATGCCGAAATGCAAAAGATCCCATATATGGCTGTATGTGGGGATAAGGAGTTAGAATCCGGGACGTTCGATATCCGTACGAAGGCAAGGGGGAGACTGGGAACAAAAAAAATCGAAGAAATTATTGCGGAACTGGTTGACGAAGTCGACCGAAAAGCATAATATATATAGCAATAATGCAAGAAGGGGCGAGAGCCTCTCACCTTACGGTCTAATTGTACTGCTAGGGTTTCATCTAAAGCCGACAGAGCTGGACGGGTGGAACAACTACGCGTCCTTTTTTTATTTGTTTTCCAGGAGGTGAACAAATCAAAGGAAGATTTGACAGAGAAAGAAGAGAAAAGAGGACCCGGATCAACGAGATGATTCGGATTCCAGAGATCAGGGTCATTGATGAAAATGGAGAGCAGCTTGGTGTAATGGCCACTGATGAGGCAAGGAAAATTGCGGAGGAGAGAGATCTAGACCTCGTTGAGATCGCTCCTAATGTCAGGCCACCGGTCTGCAAGATAATGGATTTCGGAAAATATAAATATGAACAGAGCAAAAAACTCCAGGAGTCAAAAAAGAAACAACACGTGACTCATCTCAAGGAGATTAAGTTGCGGCCAAAGATCGAAAAACACGATCTTATGTTCAAGATGAACAACGCAGAAAAATTCCTGGAACAGAAGGATAAGGTTAAATTTACAGTTATTTTTCGCGGCAGGGAAATGGAACATCTTGAGAAGGGCTACGAGTTATTGAACCAAATAACCGAAAGATTCTCTGAAATAGCCGCGGTGGAAAGAACGGCGGTAAGGACAGGAAGAATAATGTCCCTTATTATGGGGCCTCGTTCAGATAAGAGCTCAGAAAAGAAAACAAAAAAAGGGGGTGCAGCAGCAGATGCCAAAGATAAAGACTAACAGAGGCGCAGCAAAGAGATTTCGTGTTACAGGAAGTGGAAAGATCAGAAGACACAAGGCGTATGCAAGCCATATTTTGACGAAGAAATCCACTAAAAGAAAGCGCAAATTGCGCAAGCAGACGATTGCATCTGAATCTGATACTAGAAGAATCAGAAGGATGCTAGGGATCTAGAGGAGTCTGTATCATTTAAACAGAAATTTAAGCAGAGACGTAACAGGAGCTTTCAGTATGCCGAGAACGAA
It encodes:
- the thrS gene encoding threonine--tRNA ligase encodes the protein MLEITYPDGTRGEFAEGTQVTELLSGLPNSVRKKAVAVMIDDTLMDLQQTLVSGGLFRVLTASDDESLPILRHSMSHLMALAILELYGDVSFAIGPSIGDGFYYDVLMEKTLVPEDLLKIEEKMATLIKGGDLLFEREVLAREKAIELFDAKNQKFKVELIKDLEVEEVSIYKLGEFTDLCTGPHVPRVKMLKHVKLTSLAGAYWRGDEKREMLQRIYGTAFFTDEDLVAELDRREEARKRDHRKLGPQLGLFDIKEEAGGGLAFWYPKGYILREKIEDFWKDEHRKSGYDLIMTPHIARSELWHTSGHIDYYRENMFIINSDEGQEFVLKPMNCPGHILVYKSDIHSYRDLPIRYAELGTVYRNERSGTLHGLLRVRGFTQDDAHIFCTPDQLDDEVDACFDLAHHILTTFGFEDYKVELSVHDPGNMGKYAGSEEEWFMAEASLLKAIEKRGLPYEKMPGEAVFYGPKIDLKLIDAIGRGWQATTIQFDFNLPRRFDVRYVSSEGKKEYVYMIHRALLGSIERFIGTLTEHYAGLFPLWLAPVQAIILPIGIAHHDYATEAALRMREAGLRVECDVREEKLGLKVRDAEMQKIPYMAVCGDKELESGTFDIRTKARGRLGTKKIEEIIAELVDEVDRKA
- the infC gene encoding translation initiation factor IF-3, whose amino-acid sequence is MIRIPEIRVIDENGEQLGVMATDEARKIAEERDLDLVEIAPNVRPPVCKIMDFGKYKYEQSKKLQESKKKQHVTHLKEIKLRPKIEKHDLMFKMNNAEKFLEQKDKVKFTVIFRGREMEHLEKGYELLNQITERFSEIAAVERTAVRTGRIMSLIMGPRSDKSSEKKTKKGGAAADAKDKD
- the rpmI gene encoding 50S ribosomal protein L35; translation: MPKIKTNRGAAKRFRVTGSGKIRRHKAYASHILTKKSTKRKRKLRKQTIASESDTRRIRRMLGI